Within Streptomyces roseirectus, the genomic segment CCCGCGCCGACGACGATCACATCGGCGGTGTTCCCGGAGAGAGGCGCGGTGTTTTCGGAGTGAGGATCAGTCACGACGGTCACGACGGGTCTCCCCAAGTTCGGAATCTGCGTGCCGACCGGCACTGGACATGGGCAGTCTATTCAGCAGAATTGATCACCCGGCTGAAGGGTTGTCCCCGTGAACCTGGCTCTTCCCGTAGTACGGCTGCGCGTCCCCACCGACGAGGACGCGCTCGCCTGGCACCGGATCTTCGCCCATCCGGAGGTCATGGAGTTCCACGGGGGCGTGGCGGCCGAGCTGTCGGTGTACGAGGAACTGACGGCCCGGCAGCGGCGGCACGACGCCGAGTTGGGGTTCTGCCTGTGGACGATGCTCGACCGCGAGGGCCGGGTGCTCGGCTTCACCGGGGCGCAGCCGTGGCCGCACGCGTGGGGGCCGAAGGGCGAGATCGAGATCGGCTGGCGGCTCGGGCGCGAGCACTGGGGCAAGGGGTACGTCACGGCGGCGGCGCTGATGACGCTGGAGCGGGTGCGGTCGGCGGGCGTGCCGGGTGTCGTCGCGATGGTCGACGCGATGAACGCGCGCTCGATCGCCGTGACCAAGCGGCTCGGGATGCGGCTCGCGGAGGTCTTCACCACGCCCACCGCTGAGCGCGAGGGCCACTGCTATCGCCTCGATCTCGAAAGCGGTAACTCTCAGTAGCTGTTCACCGCGAATTTGTCGCACAGCGCTTCCGGACGGCACCCCCTGGCGGCTACCCTTCCAGTACCGCTGGGGGTGACATCTGTGCTCATACCACCCAAACCGCCCGAAGTCCGTGTACCGCGTCTGGTCGGCCTGATGGCCATGGACGCACGCGAGACGGCCCACGCGCACGGCGTCCTGCTCGCCGCACCCGACCGCCCGGACTTCCTCCGCACGGTCGTCGACTACGTAGTACGCCAGTACCCCCCACCCGGCACCGAGGTCCCCCGCGGCGCCGTCGTCTCCATCTGGTTCGACTTCGGCGAGGGGGAGGGCGGAGGCGGAGCGGGGGTCCACGAGCCGCGCATACCCCGTCCGGGGAGCGGCGGCTTCCAACGGGAGCTGGACGAGCCGGGGGAGCCGTACGCGGCGGTGGGGTACGGCGGACAGGGGGTACCGATGGCTCTGGGGTAGTACCCCGGTGGAGCGCTACTCCTTGAACCCTCGATGCAACGTCACCACTCCCCCGGTCAGGTTCCGCCACGCCACCTTCGCCCAGCCGGCCTCGCGAAGGCGGGAGGCCAGCGCCGGCTGGTCGGGCCACGCGCGGATCGACTCCGCGAGGTACACGTACGCCTCGGGGTTGGACGACACCGCCCGCGCCACCGGCGGCAACGCCCGCATCAGATACTCGGTGTAGACGGTCCGGAACGGCGCCCACGTCGGATGCGAGAACTCGCAGATCACGACCCGCCCGCCGGGCCGCGTCACCCGGTACATCTCACGTAGCCCCGCGTCGAAGTCCTGCACATTCCGCAGCCCGAACGAAATGGTCACCGCGTCGAACGTGTCGTCCTTGAACGGCAGCCGCGTCGCGTCGCCCGCGGTGAACGGCAGCCAGGAGTTGCGCCGCTTGCCGACCTGAAGCATCCCGAGAGAGAAGTCGCACGGCACGACATACGCCCCGGCCTGCACGAACGGCAACGAGGACGTCGCCGTACCGGCCGCGAGGTCGAGGATCTTCTGCGCCGGACGGGCGTCCACGGCCCGCGCGACCTCCTTGCGCCAGCGCCGGTCCTGCCCGAGGGACAGCACGTCGTTGGTCAGGTCGTACCGTTCCGCCACGTTGTCGAACATCGAGGCGACTTCGTGCGGCTGCTTGTCCAGGGATGCGCGGGTCACCGTTTCATTCTTGCAGTCCCGCCCCCAGGCCGGCAGCCGGGGCTTCCCGCGGCGCGACGCCGAGAACTAGGACGGCCCGGTCGGCCCGGTCGGCCCGGTCTGTTCACCGGCTCCGGTACAGCAGACGCCCGTTGACGACCGTCGCGACACAGGTGCCGGCGCCCTTGCCGGTCAGGGCGGCCTCATCGGGGACGTCGAACACCGCGAGGTCGGCCCGGCCGCCGACGCTCAGCGGAGCGTGCGCGGTCCCGGCGAGGTCGTACCCCTCGGCGAACGGGTCGAGATCGGGCCGCTCGCCGAGCAGCGGCCCCGGCGCCCCGGTGACGGGGACGACGGTCAGGCCGGACCGGGCGACCGCCTGGGCGACCGTCGGATCGGTGAAGCGCGCGCCGGGCGCGGCGACCGCCGTCGTGCCGTGGGCCAGCATCCGCTGGATGCCGCGCCGCACGCTGCCCGCCCAGCGGGACTCGGACAGGTCGAGCGCGGCCAACTCGTCGCCCCAGATCGGGAGTTCGCCCAGTTCGCCGGCCTCGCGCGGGTCGGGGTGGTAGCAGCGGCGCAGCAGCCACAG encodes:
- a CDS encoding GNAT family N-acetyltransferase, translating into MNLALPVVRLRVPTDEDALAWHRIFAHPEVMEFHGGVAAELSVYEELTARQRRHDAELGFCLWTMLDREGRVLGFTGAQPWPHAWGPKGEIEIGWRLGREHWGKGYVTAAALMTLERVRSAGVPGVVAMVDAMNARSIAVTKRLGMRLAEVFTTPTAEREGHCYRLDLESGNSQ
- a CDS encoding PASTA domain-containing protein; the encoded protein is MLIPPKPPEVRVPRLVGLMAMDARETAHAHGVLLAAPDRPDFLRTVVDYVVRQYPPPGTEVPRGAVVSIWFDFGEGEGGGGAGVHEPRIPRPGSGGFQRELDEPGEPYAAVGYGGQGVPMALG
- a CDS encoding demethylmenaquinone methyltransferase, producing the protein MTRASLDKQPHEVASMFDNVAERYDLTNDVLSLGQDRRWRKEVARAVDARPAQKILDLAAGTATSSLPFVQAGAYVVPCDFSLGMLQVGKRRNSWLPFTAGDATRLPFKDDTFDAVTISFGLRNVQDFDAGLREMYRVTRPGGRVVICEFSHPTWAPFRTVYTEYLMRALPPVARAVSSNPEAYVYLAESIRAWPDQPALASRLREAGWAKVAWRNLTGGVVTLHRGFKE
- a CDS encoding imidazolonepropionase-like domain-containing protein, with translation MLTIHTAPLLLPVGAAPVTDGAVAVDGDRITAFGPYDEVAAAAGARVRRWPGVLTPGLRQWHPLWLLRRCYHPDPREAGELGELPIWGDELAALDLSESRWAGSVRRGIQRMLAHGTTAVAAPGARFTDPTVAQAVARSGLTVVPVTGAPGPLLGERPDLDPFAEGYDLAGTAHAPLSVGGRADLAVFDVPDEAALTGKGAGTCVATVVNGRLLYRSR